The Streptomyces tendae genome has a window encoding:
- a CDS encoding transglycosylase domain-containing protein, translating into MSEHRRKPPQPQGGGRAAARRGQSGSSSGRRAAPRGATGSPSDAYGSGAHGAGDEARPYGSRAEARRAAQRGGARRAAGPARGRGRAAPPDKKRIIDYPRYDKDGWRRWMPSWKLVSGLCLAFFGGLVAVAGIGYAMVSVPSEENAAARSENNVYYWEDGTQMVATGSGQNRQNVTIDRIPEAMRWAVISAENKSFYTDSGIDPMGIARALGNMARGGDTQGGSTITQQFVKNTYLTQEQTLSRKFKEMFISIKVGTKLSKDEILQGYLNTSYYGRGAYGIQAAAQTYYGKDAVDLTPSECAFLAALLKGPTYYDPAGNQSIDSSATPEANRERSEERWGWILEQMHTDERISDAEYKTAVKKYPEPQGRKATKGMTGQISYLVDTAKRYVLKNSEITEAQFDQGGYQIYTTFEKDKVEALAKAVKKVEKENIDPKRELDQHVQFGAATVKPNDGAIVALYGGAGFENGHFNNNADTSGIPVGSTWKPFVLAAAMQYGTYKTDGVGISPASKYNGNDRLKIRNNDGSFVLNKDQSPFLQKNEGPFPWGFISLRKAMEQSVNTPFVQLGMDVGMKKVADVAQKSGILKDSFAGLNASFALGTSTPSAIRMADAYATFAASGKQADPYSVTAVKHRGSELPGFEKPRIKQAMPENVANNVTDVLENVIENGTGYHAQDLGRRAAGKTGTTDENKSAWFVGYTQQLSTAVAMFREDPKSHKLLSMNGTAGKDSIHGGDIPTEVWTEFMKAALKGESDPGFPKAEKIGEVADGIGAPSPSPSVTETEEETPSAPPTPTETVTTPPPPTETETCDPFDFRCRDEDEETGGTGPGGSDNGGTDGGASSSPDPTDSEDPGGPRGGGNGGFLGGGSG; encoded by the coding sequence ATGAGCGAGCACCGTCGCAAACCGCCGCAGCCGCAGGGAGGCGGACGTGCCGCGGCCCGACGCGGCCAGTCCGGCTCGTCCTCCGGCCGCCGAGCGGCACCGCGAGGCGCCACCGGGTCTCCGTCCGATGCCTATGGGTCGGGTGCCCACGGCGCGGGGGATGAGGCCCGTCCGTACGGCAGCCGCGCCGAGGCGCGGCGCGCGGCACAGCGGGGAGGGGCCCGCCGCGCAGCGGGTCCCGCACGGGGACGAGGCCGCGCGGCCCCGCCCGACAAGAAGCGGATCATCGACTATCCGCGCTACGACAAGGACGGCTGGCGCCGCTGGATGCCGTCCTGGAAGCTCGTGTCCGGTCTGTGCCTCGCCTTCTTCGGCGGTCTCGTCGCCGTGGCGGGCATCGGTTACGCGATGGTGAGCGTCCCCAGTGAGGAGAACGCCGCGGCGCGGTCCGAGAACAACGTCTACTACTGGGAAGACGGCACCCAGATGGTCGCCACCGGCAGCGGCCAGAACCGTCAGAACGTCACCATCGACCGGATCCCCGAAGCCATGCGGTGGGCTGTGATCTCGGCCGAGAACAAGAGCTTCTACACCGACTCCGGCATCGACCCCATGGGTATCGCCCGAGCGCTCGGCAACATGGCGCGCGGTGGCGACACCCAGGGCGGTTCCACAATCACCCAGCAGTTCGTGAAGAACACCTACCTGACCCAGGAGCAGACGCTCTCCCGGAAGTTCAAGGAGATGTTCATCTCGATCAAGGTGGGCACCAAGCTCTCCAAGGACGAGATCCTCCAGGGCTACCTCAACACCTCGTACTACGGCCGCGGCGCCTACGGCATCCAGGCCGCCGCCCAGACCTACTACGGGAAGGACGCGGTCGACCTCACGCCCAGTGAGTGCGCCTTCCTCGCGGCCCTGCTCAAGGGCCCGACCTACTACGACCCGGCCGGCAACCAGAGCATCGACAGCTCGGCCACGCCCGAGGCCAACCGCGAGCGCTCCGAGGAACGCTGGGGCTGGATCCTCGAGCAGATGCACACCGACGAGCGCATCTCGGACGCCGAGTACAAGACAGCGGTCAAGAAGTACCCGGAGCCCCAGGGCCGCAAGGCGACCAAGGGCATGACCGGCCAGATCAGCTACCTGGTCGACACGGCCAAGCGCTACGTTCTGAAGAACTCCGAGATCACGGAGGCGCAGTTCGACCAGGGCGGCTACCAGATCTACACGACCTTCGAGAAGGACAAGGTCGAGGCGCTGGCCAAGGCCGTCAAGAAGGTCGAGAAGGAGAACATCGACCCGAAGCGCGAACTGGACCAGCACGTCCAGTTCGGCGCGGCCACGGTGAAGCCCAACGACGGCGCGATCGTCGCTCTGTACGGCGGTGCCGGATTCGAGAACGGCCACTTCAACAACAACGCGGACACCTCGGGTATCCCGGTCGGATCGACGTGGAAGCCGTTCGTGCTCGCCGCCGCGATGCAGTACGGCACCTACAAGACCGACGGCGTGGGGATCTCGCCGGCCAGTAAGTACAACGGCAACGACCGCCTGAAGATCCGGAACAACGACGGCTCCTTCGTCCTCAACAAGGACCAGTCGCCGTTCCTGCAGAAGAACGAGGGCCCGTTCCCGTGGGGCTTCATCAGCTTGCGGAAGGCGATGGAGCAGTCGGTCAACACCCCGTTCGTGCAGCTCGGCATGGACGTGGGGATGAAGAAGGTGGCGGACGTCGCGCAGAAGTCCGGCATTCTCAAGGACAGCTTCGCCGGACTGAACGCCTCCTTCGCGCTCGGTACGTCGACGCCCAGCGCGATCCGTATGGCGGACGCGTATGCGACGTTCGCGGCCTCCGGCAAGCAGGCGGACCCGTACTCGGTGACCGCTGTCAAGCACCGGGGTTCGGAGCTGCCCGGCTTCGAGAAGCCGCGGATCAAGCAGGCGATGCCCGAGAACGTGGCGAACAACGTGACCGACGTGCTCGAGAACGTCATCGAGAACGGAACCGGCTACCACGCACAGGACCTGGGTCGGCGTGCCGCCGGCAAGACGGGTACCACGGACGAGAACAAGTCGGCCTGGTTCGTCGGCTACACCCAGCAGTTGTCGACCGCGGTCGCGATGTTCCGTGAGGATCCCAAGAGCCACAAGCTGCTCTCCATGAACGGCACGGCGGGCAAGGACTCGATCCACGGTGGTGACATCCCCACCGAGGTGTGGACCGAGTTCATGAAGGCCGCGCTCAAGGGAGAGTCCGACCCAGGATTCCCCAAGGCCGAGAAGATCGGCGAGGTCGCGGACGGCATCGGCGCTCCGTCGCCGTCGCCCTCCGTCACGGAGACCGAAGAGGAGACGCCGTCGGCGCCTCCGACGCCCACCGAGACCGTGACCACCCCGCCGCCGCCCACGGAGACCGAGACCTGCGATCCGTTCGACTTCCGTTGCCGGGACGAGGACGAGGAGACCGGCGGGACCGGCCCAGGTGGCAGCGACAACGGAGGCACCGACGGAGGCGCGAGCTCGTCCCCCGATCCGACGGACTCCGAGGATCCGGGAGGCCCCCGGGGCGGCGGTAACGGCGGCTTCCTCGGAGGCGGCAGCGGCTGA
- a CDS encoding PadR family transcriptional regulator, with product MSRRSGILEFAVLGLLRESPMHGYELRKRLNTSLGVFRAFSYGTLYPCLKTLVANGWLIEEPGHTTEDALAAPLAGRRAKIVYRLTAEGKEHFEQLLAQTGPDAYEDETFAARFAFFGQTSRDVRMRVLEGRRSRLEERLEKMRASLVRTRERLDDYTLELQRHGMESVEREVRWLNELIESERAGRDLKGSAAGGPAQQDTTSGATGDLPRPGDDSRPDTPGDTAT from the coding sequence ATGAGCCGGCGTTCCGGAATCCTCGAGTTCGCCGTACTCGGCCTGCTCCGCGAATCCCCGATGCACGGGTACGAACTGCGCAAACGACTCAATACGTCACTGGGTGTGTTCCGCGCGTTCAGCTACGGGACGCTCTACCCCTGCCTCAAGACGCTGGTCGCCAACGGCTGGTTGATCGAGGAGCCGGGGCACACCACCGAGGACGCCCTCGCCGCTCCGCTCGCGGGGCGGCGCGCCAAGATCGTCTACCGGCTGACGGCCGAGGGCAAGGAGCACTTCGAACAGCTGCTCGCCCAGACGGGACCGGACGCCTACGAGGACGAGACGTTCGCCGCGCGGTTCGCCTTCTTCGGGCAGACGTCGCGCGACGTCCGGATGCGCGTGCTCGAGGGCCGCCGCAGCCGGCTGGAGGAGCGCCTCGAGAAGATGCGCGCCTCCCTGGTCCGGACCCGGGAGCGCCTCGACGACTACACGCTTGAGCTCCAGCGCCACGGGATGGAGTCCGTGGAGCGCGAAGTGCGCTGGCTGAACGAGCTCATCGAGAGCGAGCGGGCCGGACGGGACCTCAAGGGTTCCGCCGCCGGGGGGCCCGCTCAGCAGGACACCACATCTGGAGCGACGGGCGACCTGCCCCGGCCGGGGGACGACTCCCGGCCGGATACGCCCGGCGACACCGCCACGTGA